A stretch of the Sinorhizobium alkalisoli genome encodes the following:
- the soxZ gene encoding thiosulfate oxidation carrier complex protein SoxZ — MVPGSVARNEVFTIKAIIQHQMETGLRADDTGATIPRKIINRFVCRYGGAEVFRVDLHEAVSANPFFEFHLRATESGRLEFSWEEDGGATYSLFHDLVVT, encoded by the coding sequence ATGGTTCCGGGCTCGGTGGCGAGAAACGAGGTCTTTACGATCAAGGCCATCATCCAGCACCAGATGGAGACTGGGCTCCGCGCCGACGACACCGGCGCGACGATCCCGCGCAAAATCATCAACCGCTTCGTCTGTCGCTATGGGGGCGCCGAGGTCTTCCGCGTCGATCTGCACGAGGCAGTTTCAGCCAATCCATTCTTCGAGTTCCATCTGCGAGCGACGGAAAGCGGCCGGCTCGAATTTTCCTGGGAGGAGGACGGCGGCGCCACCTATTCGCTGTTTCACGACTTAGTGGTCACCTGA
- a CDS encoding thiosulfate oxidation carrier protein SoxY, with protein sequence MSLTRRRVLTGVIGTFACVLAPGLKRTRAADEAESFIEEWTGRKATPSDRVHLAMPAEFSTGYTVPVGISVESPMTDNDHVKSVRVFAPKNPLVEVVQFHFAPGRSLPRVSTRIRLAAPQHIVALAEMSDGSLLMAKTWVAVATNGCE encoded by the coding sequence ATGAGTTTGACGCGCCGCCGTGTGCTGACCGGGGTGATCGGAACGTTCGCCTGCGTACTGGCTCCCGGCCTGAAACGCACGCGAGCCGCTGACGAGGCCGAAAGCTTCATCGAGGAATGGACCGGGCGAAAGGCGACGCCATCAGATCGCGTTCATTTGGCGATGCCTGCGGAATTCTCGACCGGCTACACGGTCCCCGTGGGCATCTCGGTCGAGAGCCCGATGACAGACAACGATCACGTCAAATCCGTTCGCGTCTTCGCTCCGAAAAATCCGCTCGTAGAAGTGGTGCAGTTCCATTTCGCTCCGGGGCGCAGTCTCCCGCGCGTCTCGACCCGCATTCGGCTTGCCGCGCCCCAACATATCGTGGCACTTGCCGAGATGAGTGACGGCAGCCTGCTGATGGCAAAGACCTGGGTGGCGGTCGCCACCAATGGATGCGAGTGA